The following nucleotide sequence is from Melioribacteraceae bacterium.
TAGATCTGAGACATTGTAGCAATATGCAATAAATCGTTTGTCACTCCGTTGCGATTCGATTCAATAGCATTCGTGTGGAATAGATTCATACCAACAATCAAAGCACTACCAACAATTATCACACCCAATGTAATTAGTAAAAGTTGCTGTTGACCCATTTCCAATCAAAAAATATTTGATTTAATTTATACAGAAAATAAATTCAAATCAATGTCTTTAATGAATTGTGATGAGCTTCAATTGTTTTATCTAAATCTTCTTTTGTGTGTGCAGTTGATACAAACATTGCTTCAAACTGTGCTGGGGCTAAGTAAATTCCTTGTTTTAACATTTGGTTAAAGTATTTTCCATACAGTTCTGTATCAGATTTTACAGCGGATTTAAAATCAGTTACTTCTGCTTCGGTGAAAAACATACACATCATTGATCCAATGCGTGTCATTGTATAATCTTTACCAATCTGTCTAAGATTTTCCTTTAAGCCTTTTTCTAAATAAGCAGATTGCTCTTCAAGGATTGTGTAAGTGTAGGGATTATCTTTAATTTTTTTCAATGCAGCATATCCTGCAGCCATTGCTAAAGGATTTCCGCTTAAAGTACCGGCTTGATAAACAGGTCCGACCGGTGCAATCTTTTCCATTATTTCTTTCTTTCCGCCGAATGCTCCAACCGGCAATCCGCCACCGATAATTTTACCGAATGTTGTCAAGTCAGGTTTAACACCCAGGACTTCTTGAGCACCTCCGGGTGCAACTCTAAAACCAGTCATTACTTCGTCGAAAATTAAAATGACGTTTTCTCTGTCACAAATTTCTCTAAGCTCTGTTAGAAATTCTTCTGTTGCAGGGATTACTCCCATATTACCGGCAATGGGTTCAATAATTATTGCGGCTATTTCATTTTTATTAGCAGCGATTAATTTTTTAACTGATTCAATATTATTGAAGTCGGCTGTCAAAGTATCTCTAGCATTTCCTTGAGTTACTCCGGGACTTGTCGGAATTCCGAGAGTGAGGGCACCTGAACCAGCTTTAATTAAAAAGTGATCAGCATGACCATGATAACAGCCCTCGAATTTTATGAATTTGTCTTTACCAGTATAACCGCGTGCAGCTCTAACAGCACTCATTGTTGCTTCAGTACCGCTATTTACCATTCTAACCATTTCTACCGAAGGAACAAGTTCAGTTATTAACTGAGCCATTTTAATTTCAATCTCTGCAGGTGCGCCGAAACTAACGCCATTTTCAATTTGTTCGAGTAGTGCTTCTTTTATGAAATCAGGATTATGCCCGAATAAATGAGGTCCCCAACTTCCAATGTAATCGATGTATTCGTTTCCGTCGGTGTCAACCATTTTTGAGCCGTATCCTTTTGAAATAAATAACGGATCTCCCCCAACTGATTTAAAGGCTCTAACAGGCGAGTTAACTCCACCCGGAATAAATTTCTGTGCTTCTTCAAACAACTTTTTACTTTTTTCAATATTCATATTATCTCCTCTTAATCTGTATCTTAATCATACTCTTAATCTTACTCTTTTTTTCTTCTCTTAATCTATTTGGATTAAGAGTAAGAACAAAAATTTATTTTATCAACTTTGCCGCATCTTTAGCAAAGTAGGTAAGAATCATATCGGCACCTGCTCTTTTAATAGCAATTAATGATTCCATCATGACTCGTTCTTCGTCAATCCAATCGAGTTTTCCAGCGGCTTTTATCATAGAATATTCACCGCTTACTTGGTAAGCTGCAGTAGGCATAGCAAGTTCATGTTTAACTCTAAAAATTATATCGAGATAAGCACCGGCAGGTTTTACCATAATTATATCTGCACCTTCATCAATATCGCTTTCAGCTTCACGGATTGCTTCGTCGCTATTTGCGATATCCATTTGGTGAGAACGTCTATCTCCAAACGCCGGCGTTGATTCTGCCGCATCTCTAAACGGTCCGTAATAACCCGATGCATATTTAACAGCGTAACTCATAATCGGAATCTGAGTGAATCCTTTGTAGTCCAAAGCCTTACGAATAGCTGCAACTCTTCCGTCCATCATATCCGAAGGAGCAATCATATCTGCTCCGGCTTCGCAATGTGATACTGCTTCTTTTGCTAGAAGTGAAACTGTTTCATCGTTTAAAATATTTTCTCCGTCAAGCAGACCACAGTGACCGTGCGATGTGTATTCGCATAAGCAAACATCGGTTATTACTAGTAAATCATTTACTTCAGATTTAATAGCTCTTATTGCTTTTTGAATGATTCCATTCGGATCATAAGCTTCGGATCCTTTTTCGTCTTTATGTTCCGGAATTCCAAAAAGTATTACAGCGGGAATTCCTAAATCACGAACTTCTTTGCATTCTTTAACTAAGTTATCTATTGAAAGTTGATAAACACCGGGCATGGATTTTATTTCATTCTTGATGTTTTCACCCGGACGAACAAACAACGGGTAAATTAAATCGTTTACACTTAGTTCGGTTTCTCTAATTAAACCACGTACTCGTGGATTGTAGCGTAATCTTCGTAATCTTTGGGTTGGATACATTGCCATTATTTTCCTCCATTACTTTGAATCATAAGATACCGCAACGGCGCTAAGACGCAAAGGTTCTGATTTTATTAAAAACTATTTCAGAATTTTTTACGCAATCACCGACGGAAATACCACCGCGATAATTGCCGCTTAAAAATATTCCGGGATTTTCTTTTTCAAATTTATCAAAATAATTTTCGTGTTCTATATAACCTAAGTTGTATTGCGGAATTGCTTTTTGCCATTCCCTGTAAACTATCAACTCGGGTTTACCGTCAATGTTCATTATTTCGCTGAATTCTTTAATCGCTTTATTAACTATTGTATCTGTTGATTCATCAAAAAGATTCGGCCTTCTTGCGCCACCGACAAATAAGGTGAAAGACGCATAACCATTAGGTGCTCTGTTCTTAAAAATTGTTGAACTCCAGATAGCTCCTAAAAAATTCTTTCCCATTTTTGAGGGGATTAAAAATCCAAATCCGTCCAACTCTCTTTTAATCTGTTCTTTTTTGTAACCTATGTATAGAACTAATACTGGCGGATAAAAAATATCAGTAGCGTGTTCAGTAAATTCATTATCAAATATTAAAAAATAATTAGCAGCTTTGTGAACTGGTATAGTTGATAATAGAATATCTCCGGATAATGATTTTCTTTCACCATCAACAGAGTAAGTTATTTCATAACCGTTAGCCGATTTGCTGATGATCTCAACTTTTGTATCATATTCAATTTTATTTTCAAACTTTTTTGCTATTGCTTCGGGGAAAGACTGCATACCATTAATGAATGAAAACATCTTAGCGCTTTGTTTTGATTCTTCATTACGCTGTTTTCTTTCTTTAGCACCTTTGATCATTCCTTTAACTAAACCACCATAAACTTCTTCTAATCTATATAGTTTTGGGAATGCAGATTTAACAGAAAGTTTGTTCGGATCACCGGCAAACACACCAGATACAAACGGATCGATTGCATAGTCCAAAAATTCTTTACCCAATCTTCGCTCAACAAATTCAGCTATACTTTGGTAGTAACCGTCTTTAGATTTTCCGATGAACGGTTCGCCCATTACTCTTAATTTTGCTTTTGTTGAAAACAATTTTGTTTTGATAAATGCGCGCGGTGATGTTGGAAGTGCATGAAGTTTTCCATCTCTTAAAATATATCTTTTGTTTGCTTCATCATTGGCATAAATCATTTGTTCTTTTAGACCGACTTCTTCTGCAAGCTTGCTTATAAGCGGTGTGGTTTCAAGTCCGCTATTAGGACCGAAGTCAATGGTGAAACCATTTTTGGTAATTGTTTCCATTGCGCCGCCGGGTTCACTTTTTGACTCGAGAATGTTAACATCGAAACCATCTTTCTTCAACCAATATGAAGTAGCCAATCCGGATATACCAGCGCCCAGAACTATAACTTTCTTATTTATCATTATTTTCTTTTAGTGCGTTAATAGTGATCTCTTTCAATGCAGAAATGAAGGTTGGTGAATCATTTAGTCCTTTCATCACAATATAATTTTCGATACCGCTCTTGTCGGCATCTTCTCTATATTCAATGTCGAGTTCAAATAATGTTTCAACGTGATCAGACACAAAACTTATCGGAACAATGAGTAAATGTTTTTTGCCTTTTTCCGCAAGTTCTTCGATCATTTTATCTGTTGCTGGTTCCAGCCATTTGACCGGTCCGACTTTACTTTGAAAACATAGATGATGCTCATGAGAATTGTTTCTTGCTTTCATCACAAGTTCAACGGTATCACAAATATGTCCGCTATAAGGATCGCCGCTTTTAACCATGCTCATAGGTGTACCATGAGCACTGAAAACTATTTGAACATCTGCTTGCACTTCTTTTGGGAAACGTGTGAGTGTTTCATCAATTTTTTCGTTAAAAGCTTTTATGTACTTTTCATTTTTATAAAAATCATTAATGTAAATAAGTTTCGAAGTATCGCCTTTATATTTTCTTTTCCATTCATTAAATGATGATCCAATTGTTGAGATCGAATAATGAGGATACAACGGAAGTAAAATTACTTTGTCATAATTACCTTCTTCAACTTGTTTAGCTGCAACTTCCGTCAGTGGATGCCAATAACGCATTGCCGTTATCACATCGATTTGGCTGAGATCTTTTCTTAATTCTTCTTCCAACAATTTTCTTTGAATTTCTGTCCATTCATTAATTGGAGATTTACCGCCGATAAGTTCATACTCTTCAGCAACCTTCGGTGCTCTTCTTTTAGAAATTATTTTTGCCAATGTTTTCTGAAAAGGGAGTTTAAATATATCAGGGTCTTGGAAAAGATTATATAGAAACGGTTCAATTGCTTCAATTGAATCGGGACCGCCTAATTGAAAAAGTACAACTGCTGTTTTACTCATTCACTTCCTTTCTTATAAAAATTGAAATATAACTCACAAATTCGTTGTAGCTAATTGTCGTCTACTTAAGAGACTATTGTACAACTGATAAGTCGTCATTCCGATCGAGCTGTTTTTTGGCGAGAGAGGAATCTCAACTAAAAATTGCTGAAAATCTCAATTTTTTCTGGGTTAGATTCTTCATTCCGCCAAACGAACGACGATATTACACTGTCCTTGAATAACGCGCCGTATCTTCTTTTCGTTCCAAGTAACCATCAAAATTCATTGCGATATTTCTAATAAGTAATCTTCCCATTTGTGTTACTTCAAATTTTCGATCACCCATAATTATAAGTCCATCATCAATATTTTCTTGTAGATTTTTTATTCCCAAGTTAAAATATTCTTCAAAATTTATATCGAATTTCTTTTCAACATCTTCATAGTTCAATTCAAAATCGCACATGACTTTTGTTATGACATATCTTCTAAGTAAATCATCTTCGTTTAATTTGTATCCTCGTTCGACAGGAAGTAAATCTTTATCGATCATCTCAAAGTATTCTTTTTCTTTCTTTACGTTTTGTGCGTAAGTATCGGCAAGCTGCCCTATGCTTGTGATTCCCATTCCGATCAAATCAGTGCCTGCGTGAGTACTGTAACCTTGAAAGTTTCTGTAAAGTTTTTTTTCGTGTAACGCTTTGGTTAAATCATCATCCGGTTTTGCAAAGTGATCCATACCGATAAATTCGTATCCGGCATCAGTTAATTTGGCAACCGACATTTTTAATATTTCTAATTTTTCTTCCGGTTTCGGTAAATCTTCTTCTTTAATTAATGCCATGTGTTTTTTCATCCATGGAACGTGTGCATAATTAAAGAGTGCAATTCTATCGGGAGAAATATCGATCATTTTGTCGACTGTCTTTTCAAACTCCTCAACTGTTTGGAAGGGGAGGCCGTAAATTAAATCCAAGTTGATGCTTTCGAATTCAAGTTCGCGAATCCAATTGACTACTCTTCGCGTCATCTCTTCTGGTTGAATTCTGTTAACTGCTTTTTGAACTTTATCATTGAAATCCTGTACGCCCATACTTATTCGGTTTATTCCGCCTTCGCGTAAAGCAACTAAGTGCTCTTTTGTTAATTCACGGGGATCAATTTCGCATCCTTCTTCGGAGTTTTCTTTGAAGTTGAAACTCGATTTTATGTAACCGAGTAAGTCACTAATTTCATCCGGATTTAATTGAGTTGGAGTTCCTCCACCCCAATGAAGTTGGATTGTTTGCCGGTCGGGTGAGAGTAGTTGTCTAACTAAATCAATTTCGTTTTTCAGATACTTAATGTATTCTGCAATTCTGTCCCGATTGCGGGTGATTATCATATTGCAGCCGCAGAAGTAACAGAGCGTATCGCAAAACGGAATGTGGAAGTACAGCGAAAGATCACGCGGGTTATCAACGTGGTTTGATTTTATCAAAGCGTTCGTTAAATCTTCCGATTTAAAGTTTTCGTGAAAATGCGGAGCCGTTGGATAGCTTGTATATCTTGGTCCGGGTCTATCGTATTTTTTTACTAAATCTAAATCTATTTCGAACATCAAATTACTCCCTTCATTTATTAACCGCGAAGTCGCAAAGACGCAAAGTTAAAAATTTAGAACCTTCCGTCTAAATCCGTCAACTAATTTTGGTACATTAAAGTTTATCAAAAAACCAAGTCTTTTATTTGCTAGCTTCATATAAGTTAAAATTTGTGCTTCGTGAACCGGTGCTAATTCATCAACTGCTTTTAACTCTATGATAATTTCTTCGTTTACCAAAAGATCGATTCTAAAATCGGCATCTAATATTTCATTTTTATATTTAACTGGTAATTCTAATTGTCTCTGTACAAATAAATTTCTATTCCTCAATTCCTTGAATAAACATATTTCATAGACACTTTCTAATAATCCGGGACCCAATTCCCTATGTACTTCAATTGCGCTATCTAAAATTATTTTGCTAAGTTTATTTAATTCCTCTCTGCTTATCACCTTTGCGCCTTCGCGTCTTTGCGGTTGTTTTTCAATGATACTTTTTACTTTCTTCTTTTACAAAGTCTACAAGAAGTTTCGCGTTTGCAGGCGGAACATCTGGTAGAATTCCGTGACCTAGATTAAAAATGTGTCCGCTTCCTTTGCCGAAACTTTCTAAAATTCTTGACGCTTCTTTCTTTATACCATCCGCTGTTGAATAAAGTTTGGTCGGGTCCATATTACCTTGCAGAGCAACTTTATCTCCGACTTTTTTTCTAACTTCACCTAAATTCATTGTCCAATCAAGTCCAATAACATCTGCGCCTGTTCCTACAATAGCTTCAATATTATAATGAACTCCCTTCGCAAAAACAATTACCGGCTCTTCATTTTTATTTAATTTACTTATTATTTGTTGGATATACTGAAGTGAAAACTCATTAAAATCATCGGGAGTAAGTATTCCGCCCCAAGTATCGAATATCTGAACAGCATCGGCACCTGCTTCAATTTTTGCATTCAAATAATCTGCAACGGCATCAGAAATTTTGCTGAGAAGTTTATGAGCAAGTTCGGGATTGTTATAAATTAATTTTTTTACTTCGGCAAAATTTTTAGATCCTCTACCTTCAACCATGTAAGTTAATAACGTCCAAGGTGCACCGCTAAAACCGATTAAAGGAACTCTTCCGTTTAACTCCTTTTTAGTTAATGAAACAGCATCCAATACATACTTTAAGTCTTTATCCGGTTCAATAATTTTTAATTCATTAGCGTCACGTTCATTTCTAATCGGTTTTGGAAAAATGGGACCTTTACCTTCGTGCATTTCGAGATTCATTCCCATTGCTTCGGGAATAACGAGTATATCCGAAAAAATTATTGCCGCATCAACTCCGATTAAATCTATTGGTTGGAGTGTAACTTCCGCTGCAAGCTCAGGTGTTTTACACATCGTTAAAAAATCGGCTTTTTCGCGCACTGCTCTATATTCTGGTAAATATCTTCCGGCTTGACGCATCATCCAAATTGGTGTGCGTTCAACCGGCTGACGTTTGCATGCTCTTAAAAATAAATCGTTCTGTAAGTTCGGCAAAAATCCTCCGTAGAATTAAGTAGTAATATTTTCTTTTTCTGAGTAATACTTTACTGTTTCTTTTATCAAGTCATTCATCGTGAAATTTTTTGGAATGATATCGATTTTTACTCCACTGATTTCTATTGCTTCTTTTGTTGTTGGTCCAATAGCAGCAATCAAGTAATCTGCAAAATAATTTTGAGCATCTTCTATTTGAAGAATTTTCAAAAAATTATTATATGTAGAAGGACTAGTGAAAATGAACAAATCCGGGGTCTCTTTTTGCAGCATCTTTTTGCTTTCTTCAATATCATTTTCATCAGGCAAACCAACATCATAAATAGGAGTTTTTACAACTTTAGCGCCTAACTCAATCAAACCAACTTTTAATTCATCCGGTGCAATTGTCGATGATGGAATAAAAATATTATTATTAGTTATATCGATTTCTTTAAAATGATTTAATAAACCCTTAGCAGAAAAATCATTAGGAACAATATCAACTTTAATGTCAAGCTCTTTGCAAACCGACGCTGTTTTCTTCCCAACGCAAACCACACTCAAACTAGATGGTAAATCAATTCGAATTTCTTTTAAGCGCTCAACAGCATATTTCACCGCATTTTCTGAAGTGAAAATTATGTAATCAAATTTGTCTAATTGGTTTGCATAATTATCAAACATGTTAAAGGTTTCAATCGGTCTAATTTTTATTGTAGGGAAGGGAATTACAATTGCTCCGAGCGATTCAAATTTTTTGATCGAATCATCTGATTGCTCTTCACTTCTGGTAATAACTATAACTTTATTTTTTAATCCGTAGTTCAAATTTACTTTCTTGCTGTTTCGTAAACTTCTTTTAAAATTTCCTTTGCACCTGCGCGTAATAAATTGCGGGCGAGATTTTTACCTAGTTTTTCCGGTTCGGTTTTACTACCGCGTAGTTTTTGTCTGTATGTCACACCTCCATCGATCGAACCAACCAAAGCATCCAAGTATAATCCGTTTGACATAACATTTCCCAAAGCACCAATCGGAACTTGACATCCGCCTTCTAATTCTTTTAGAAGTGCGCGCTCCGCTAACACAGCTTGAGCTGTTTCGTAATGGTTTAATGATAATAAAATATCTTCGGCAAATTTGTTTTCTCTGTTAATTTCAATTCCCAAAGCTCCTTGTCCAACTGCAGGAAGCATTATATCAGAAGATATAATAGAAGAAATATGTTTAGTCAATTTTAATCGTTCAACACCGGCGCGGGCTAAGATTATTCCATCCCAATTAGAATCTAAAAATTTTTGAATTCGTGTTGGAACGTTTCCTCGAAGTTCAACTATGTTCAAGTCGGGACGAAGATGTTTAAGCTGTGAACGTCTTCGTAAAGAACCTGTAGCTACGGTTCCTCCTTCGGGTAAATCCCAAATCGTCATTCCTTTCTTTCGAGCAATTAAAACATCTTCAACATCGTGACGTTTTGTAACTGCTGCTAATTTTAAACCATCGGGAATCTCAGTCTGCAAATCTTTTAAGCTGTGGACGGCTATATCAATTCTCTTATGAAGCAGATGAACTTCCAACTCTTTGGTGAACAAACCTTTATCACCGATCTTCGAAAGAGCCACATCAAGAATTTTATCGCCTTTGGTTTTTACTAACTTAATTTCGACTGAAACATTTTTATGTTTTCTTTCGATTTCCTTTTTAATAAAATTTGATTGCCATAGAGCTAAGTCGCTTCCACGCGAGCCAATGATTAATTTATGTTTATTCAATATTATTCCTCGTTCTTATGAGCGGTGCTCGAACCGTTTTTTCTATTTTCTAAATTGAACAACTCTTTAAGAATTAGTGCATGAGTTACTGCTTGCTGTGTATTTGTGCCATCTTCAGCAAGTTCACGCAATTTAATTGTTGGATTATGTAAAATTCTACCCATCATTCTGCGGGTCATATCTTCGAGTTTTTCATAATCTTCTTGAGAGATTTTGTGTTTTATTTTTTCTAGTTCATCATTTCTTATTTCATCAAAAAATTCACGAACTGTTTTAATGGTTGGAACTACTTCTAAAGCATTATACCAACTGAAAAGATTTGTCATTTCTTCAAGAATAATTTTTTCAACTTTGGGGATTTCTTCTTTACGTCTTCGCATGTTTTGATCAACTATGATCTTAAGCGAATCCATATCATGATAGAAAATAGTTTCTATCTCTTTAACCGTGGGATCTATATCTCTCGGAATAGCAATATCCATAATAACGCAAGTGTTACCTTTACGTTTTTTCATCATCTGTTTTGCATCATCAAACGAAATTATATAGTCGGGGGAACTTGTTGCACTTATAATAATATCAAATTCATGCAGATGAGTTGTTAGTTGTTCAAAGGGGATTATATCGCCTTGAACTTTTCTTGCTAAAGTTTCAGCTTTCGATAGAGTTCTATTTGCAATTGAAATTTTACCGACGCCTTTATCATGCAAGTGTACGGCAGCTAATTCCCCTGTTTCGCCGGCT
It contains:
- the hemL gene encoding glutamate-1-semialdehyde 2,1-aminomutase, with the translated sequence MNIEKSKKLFEEAQKFIPGGVNSPVRAFKSVGGDPLFISKGYGSKMVDTDGNEYIDYIGSWGPHLFGHNPDFIKEALLEQIENGVSFGAPAEIEIKMAQLITELVPSVEMVRMVNSGTEATMSAVRAARGYTGKDKFIKFEGCYHGHADHFLIKAGSGALTLGIPTSPGVTQGNARDTLTADFNNIESVKKLIAANKNEIAAIIIEPIAGNMGVIPATEEFLTELREICDRENVILIFDEVMTGFRVAPGGAQEVLGVKPDLTTFGKIIGGGLPVGAFGGKKEIMEKIAPVGPVYQAGTLSGNPLAMAAGYAALKKIKDNPYTYTILEEQSAYLEKGLKENLRQIGKDYTMTRIGSMMCMFFTEAEVTDFKSAVKSDTELYGKYFNQMLKQGIYLAPAQFEAMFVSTAHTKEDLDKTIEAHHNSLKTLI
- the hemB gene encoding porphobilinogen synthase, translated to MAMYPTQRLRRLRYNPRVRGLIRETELSVNDLIYPLFVRPGENIKNEIKSMPGVYQLSIDNLVKECKEVRDLGIPAVILFGIPEHKDEKGSEAYDPNGIIQKAIRAIKSEVNDLLVITDVCLCEYTSHGHCGLLDGENILNDETVSLLAKEAVSHCEAGADMIAPSDMMDGRVAAIRKALDYKGFTQIPIMSYAVKYASGYYGPFRDAAESTPAFGDRRSHQMDIANSDEAIREAESDIDEGADIIMVKPAGAYLDIIFRVKHELAMPTAAYQVSGEYSMIKAAGKLDWIDEERVMMESLIAIKRAGADMILTYFAKDAAKLIK
- the hemG gene encoding protoporphyrinogen oxidase, which encodes MINKKVIVLGAGISGLATSYWLKKDGFDVNILESKSEPGGAMETITKNGFTIDFGPNSGLETTPLISKLAEEVGLKEQMIYANDEANKRYILRDGKLHALPTSPRAFIKTKLFSTKAKLRVMGEPFIGKSKDGYYQSIAEFVERRLGKEFLDYAIDPFVSGVFAGDPNKLSVKSAFPKLYRLEEVYGGLVKGMIKGAKERKQRNEESKQSAKMFSFINGMQSFPEAIAKKFENKIEYDTKVEIISKSANGYEITYSVDGERKSLSGDILLSTIPVHKAANYFLIFDNEFTEHATDIFYPPVLVLYIGYKKEQIKRELDGFGFLIPSKMGKNFLGAIWSSTIFKNRAPNGYASFTLFVGGARRPNLFDESTDTIVNKAIKEFSEIMNIDGKPELIVYREWQKAIPQYNLGYIEHENYFDKFEKENPGIFLSGNYRGGISVGDCVKNSEIVFNKIRTFAS
- the hemH gene encoding ferrochelatase, with protein sequence MSKTAVVLFQLGGPDSIEAIEPFLYNLFQDPDIFKLPFQKTLAKIISKRRAPKVAEEYELIGGKSPINEWTEIQRKLLEEELRKDLSQIDVITAMRYWHPLTEVAAKQVEEGNYDKVILLPLYPHYSISTIGSSFNEWKRKYKGDTSKLIYINDFYKNEKYIKAFNEKIDETLTRFPKEVQADVQIVFSAHGTPMSMVKSGDPYSGHICDTVELVMKARNNSHEHHLCFQSKVGPVKWLEPATDKMIEELAEKGKKHLLIVPISFVSDHVETLFELDIEYREDADKSGIENYIVMKGLNDSPTFISALKEITINALKENNDK
- the hemN gene encoding oxygen-independent coproporphyrinogen III oxidase; the encoded protein is MFEIDLDLVKKYDRPGPRYTSYPTAPHFHENFKSEDLTNALIKSNHVDNPRDLSLYFHIPFCDTLCYFCGCNMIITRNRDRIAEYIKYLKNEIDLVRQLLSPDRQTIQLHWGGGTPTQLNPDEISDLLGYIKSSFNFKENSEEGCEIDPRELTKEHLVALREGGINRISMGVQDFNDKVQKAVNRIQPEEMTRRVVNWIRELEFESINLDLIYGLPFQTVEEFEKTVDKMIDISPDRIALFNYAHVPWMKKHMALIKEEDLPKPEEKLEILKMSVAKLTDAGYEFIGMDHFAKPDDDLTKALHEKKLYRNFQGYSTHAGTDLIGMGITSIGQLADTYAQNVKKEKEYFEMIDKDLLPVERGYKLNEDDLLRRYVITKVMCDFELNYEDVEKKFDINFEEYFNLGIKNLQENIDDGLIIMGDRKFEVTQMGRLLIRNIAMNFDGYLERKEDTARYSRTV
- a CDS encoding GxxExxY protein, which translates into the protein MISREELNKLSKIILDSAIEVHRELGPGLLESVYEICLFKELRNRNLFVQRQLELPVKYKNEILDADFRIDLLVNEEIIIELKAVDELAPVHEAQILTYMKLANKRLGFLINFNVPKLVDGFRRKVLNF
- the hemE gene encoding uroporphyrinogen decarboxylase, coding for MPNLQNDLFLRACKRQPVERTPIWMMRQAGRYLPEYRAVREKADFLTMCKTPELAAEVTLQPIDLIGVDAAIIFSDILVIPEAMGMNLEMHEGKGPIFPKPIRNERDANELKIIEPDKDLKYVLDAVSLTKKELNGRVPLIGFSGAPWTLLTYMVEGRGSKNFAEVKKLIYNNPELAHKLLSKISDAVADYLNAKIEAGADAVQIFDTWGGILTPDDFNEFSLQYIQQIISKLNKNEEPVIVFAKGVHYNIEAIVGTGADVIGLDWTMNLGEVRKKVGDKVALQGNMDPTKLYSTADGIKKEASRILESFGKGSGHIFNLGHGILPDVPPANAKLLVDFVKEESKKYH
- a CDS encoding uroporphyrinogen-III synthase, which gives rise to MNYGLKNKVIVITRSEEQSDDSIKKFESLGAIVIPFPTIKIRPIETFNMFDNYANQLDKFDYIIFTSENAVKYAVERLKEIRIDLPSSLSVVCVGKKTASVCKELDIKVDIVPNDFSAKGLLNHFKEIDITNNNIFIPSSTIAPDELKVGLIELGAKVVKTPIYDVGLPDENDIEESKKMLQKETPDLFIFTSPSTYNNFLKILQIEDAQNYFADYLIAAIGPTTKEAIEISGVKIDIIPKNFTMNDLIKETVKYYSEKENITT
- the hemC gene encoding hydroxymethylbilane synthase codes for the protein MNKHKLIIGSRGSDLALWQSNFIKKEIERKHKNVSVEIKLVKTKGDKILDVALSKIGDKGLFTKELEVHLLHKRIDIAVHSLKDLQTEIPDGLKLAAVTKRHDVEDVLIARKKGMTIWDLPEGGTVATGSLRRRSQLKHLRPDLNIVELRGNVPTRIQKFLDSNWDGIILARAGVERLKLTKHISSIISSDIMLPAVGQGALGIEINRENKFAEDILLSLNHYETAQAVLAERALLKELEGGCQVPIGALGNVMSNGLYLDALVGSIDGGVTYRQKLRGSKTEPEKLGKNLARNLLRAGAKEILKEVYETARK
- the hemA gene encoding glutamyl-tRNA reductase, encoding MNLFGISINHKTAPIELREALHLSHDEIVDLIPKLKTELFEDGFILSTCNRTEIFGTPKHGLLDYKKLQETIINYKPVSGIKSEHFLKFFSCSAVKHIFSVASGIDSLIIGDSQILGQMKDAFQDSEDLHFSGSIIKRVFDSAIRVGKRAIKETLIGEGAVTVSYAAVQVVEKIYSNLEKKNALIIGAGETGELAAVHLHDKGVGKISIANRTLSKAETLARKVQGDIIPFEQLTTHLHEFDIIISATSSPDYIISFDDAKQMMKKRKGNTCVIMDIAIPRDIDPTVKEIETIFYHDMDSLKIIVDQNMRRRKEEIPKVEKIILEEMTNLFSWYNALEVVPTIKTVREFFDEIRNDELEKIKHKISQEDYEKLEDMTRRMMGRILHNPTIKLRELAEDGTNTQQAVTHALILKELFNLENRKNGSSTAHKNEE